A window from Podospora bellae-mahoneyi strain CBS 112042 chromosome 1 map unlocalized CBS112042p_1, whole genome shotgun sequence encodes these proteins:
- a CDS encoding uncharacterized protein (EggNog:ENOG503P5G4; COG:S), with amino-acid sequence MASTKPFIRVRKAELADTDAIVRIHYEAFDDDVMNQLMHPGGATEASRKRFGERVFPRPQSDEELAKNGETILNVAEYFPEGPDGPGEVIAFSKWVLHRNPRTEEQWKSEDYVPTVENFGEGADLSVINAFIGELNRKQRDHAKGEAALFLGILACSPDRQRLGAGSALVKWGTDLADSLRLPTRLESSPVGYAVYRKFGFEDVDVLDMKVKETWGVTKEEGRYWGENNAVALAGPVPEGVMRSVIMRRPAKRRGSAA; translated from the exons ATGGCTTCCACCAAACCCTTCATCAGAGTCCGCAAAGCCGAACTGGCCGATACTGATGCCATTGTCCGAATTCACTACGAAGCCTTTGACGATGACGTTATGAACCAGCTCATGCACCCGGGTGGTGCCACAGAAGCCTCGCGGAAAAGGTTCGGGGAGCGGGTTTTTCCCAGACCCCAATCAGATGAAGAGCTAGCGAAGAATGGAGAGACTATCTTGAACGTTGCTGAATACTTTCCCGAGGGCCCTGATGGGCCTGGTGAAGTGATTGCTTTCTCCAAGTGGGTTCTTCACCGAAACCCTCGGACGGAAGAACAGTGGAAGTCGGAGGACTATGTGCCCACTGTCGAGAACTTTGGCGAGGGCGCTGATCTTTCCGTGATCAATGCTTTTATTGGAGAGTTGAACAGGAAGCAGAGGGACCACGCGAAGGGCGAAGCAGCTTTGT TCCTCGGTATCCTTGCTTGCAGCCCGGACCGACAGCGACTGGGCGCCGGATCGGCTCTTGTGAAGTGGGGAACCGATCTTGCCGACAGCCTTAGGCTTCCCACCAGGCTCGAGTCTTCTCCTGTTGGATATGCCGTTTACCGGAAGTTTGGGTTCGAGGATGTGGACGTGTTGGACATGAAGGTCAAGGAAACATGGGGCGTCACCAAAGAAGAGGGTCGGTACTGGGGGGAGAACAACGCTGTAGCACTTGCTGGGCCCGTACCCGAGGGTGTGATGCGGTCTGTTATCATGAGGCGGCCTGCCAAGCGTAGAGGTAGTGCTGCATGA
- a CDS encoding uncharacterized protein (COG:S; EggNog:ENOG503P1A1), whose translation MDPVSGAASIIAIIQIADKVIRACKADEFSVFETLATSDGPIESCQKAMMDLERLLPPYQSSDPTATGAKSSKAKTVLSSLAWPFKEGKATKLLDEIKQHKGTILLCVHFECY comes from the exons ATGGATCCAGTCAGCGGTGCTGCAAGCATCATTGCCATCATCCAGATCGCCGACAAAGTCATACGAGCGTGCAAAGC CGATGAATTTAGTGTCTTTGAAACACTGGCAACCTCAGATGGGCCCATTGAGAGCTGCCAGAAGGCGATGATGGATTTGGAGCGGCTTCTACCTCCCTACCAAAGCTCTGATCCAACAGCAACCGGTGCAAAGTCTTCGAAGGCCAAGACTGTCCTGTCGTCTTTGGCGTGGCCCTtcaaggaggggaaggcgACCAAGTTGCTTGATGAAATTAAACAGCACAAGGGCACAATATTGCTATGCGTCCATTTCGAGTGTTACTGA
- a CDS encoding uncharacterized protein (EggNog:ENOG503PEV2; COG:S): MLSKTILTIAAALAALTQIAQASQAPIPGYGVVDIQFDLPIYPGNATSETVPIIGTIEHAVAHMETLYPGWNESLFKLPSQRHFVYDDSDRNIIPESFNCWGRWKGCSWSAIARGIDYLWQLPIYPMPTNGPGPGNCGRVSCSYDSAIWWCNDNDFSKTVRWINISAGAEYMNGAFGSFWGNKGKCVDSDDGAWQSAGQAFYPGNFNVILNADKC, encoded by the exons ATGCTTTCCAAGACCATTCTGACCATCGCTGCCGCCCTGGCCGCCCTGACCCAGATTGCCCAGGCCTCGCAGGCCCCTATCCCCGGCTACGGAGTCGTCGACATCCAGTTCGACCTGCCCATCTACCCTGGCAACGCCACCAGCGAGACTGTGCCCATCATCGGTACCATTGAGCATGCCGTTGCCCACATGGAAACTTTATACCCCGGTTGGAACGAGTCTTTATTCAAGCTGCCCAGTCAGCGTCACTTTGTCTATGATGACTCCGACCGCAACATCATCCCCGAGAGTTTCAACTGCTGGGGCAGATGGAAGGGTTGCTCATGGTCGGCCATTGCGAGAGGAATCGACTACCTCTGGCAACTTCCCATTTACCCTATGCCTACCAACGGCCCTGGCCCTGGCAACTGTGGCAGAGTCAGCTGCAGTTACGACTCCGCCATCTGGTGGTGCAATGAT AACGACTTTTCAAAGACCGTGAGATGGATCAACATCTCCGCGGGGGCCGAATACATGAACGGGGCCTTTGGGAGCTTCTGGGGCAATAAGGGGAAGTGTGTTGACTCAGATGATGGCGCATGGCAGAGTGCGGGTCAGGCGTTCTACCCTGGGAATTTCAACGTCATCCTCAACGCTGACAAGTGCTGA
- a CDS encoding uncharacterized protein (COG:B; EggNog:ENOG503PAXH), whose protein sequence is MAVVLPSPPATASPGLDGVVTKPDTTTRTPRVKPTKEDLLKTHAVHVQKQANSPENAPRPVKQPNLAFAYPASTKSIREVDIIPLSQLEVNSHHRGSGLILKVISPPFLGAGAVSIVEDEFGNVDKISIYNQNDSSILSGVPEGCIIGVKEPYYTINGKNADGSEDYMICVDHPSDVTLIRFTDPIIPEPLRLGPLLKTAEDWKKAGDTAFLEKDFPTAVFCYTEALDCAEDEGFKPSIYTKRAGTSLILGRYDSAKEDALASRTGTSTDWKAYYTAGRACYGLCNYSESKEYLSKALELNPTNPAIKKEYERCLARLHEEETGDYDFEAIYKSLSPKDVHLDLGSFTRNTEVKASPLHGRGLFATKDLAPGDLVFAEKATLMPNQYEPMRASAALYALTVRQLLDNPSLCKSVLQLYPGEMTYERNPLEGTLVDGVPVLDVFVIEGLRNKNCFSVPMSTLEDTRPTAQEGRQAKGLWVHASNLNHACVPNTLRSFLGDMLISRATRHIKAGEEIFHQYVPVKSLPDVRNGVYKDGWGFECSCTLCVAELKQSSEASREKRKDLLAQVEKILNKKTPRAKTIIPDATIRSVDKLMKQLEEAHEPEIYGRLPRLTLIYGSNWLVGAYRGKKNYSKTIRNAVKVLRNFGFEMPQGAESQDKVWEPRQMFFSEEWHSLMTIHVVVALRRLAEAYSGLGKKEMAERSVEAAEFGYMLVTGFKNDLSNLDR, encoded by the exons ATGGCAGTTGTActtccctcaccacccgccaccgccagcccTGGGCTCGACGGCGTGGTCACCAAACCAGACACCACCACGAGAACACCGAGAGTCAAGCCAACGAAAGAGGATCTCCTCAAGACGCACGCCGTCCACGTCCAGAAACAGGCCAACTCGCCCGAGAACGCGCCGAGACCCGTCAAGCAGCCCAACTTGGCGTTTGCCTATCCTGCTTCGACAAAGTCGATTCGCGAAGTTGATATT ATCCCTCTATCACAACTCGAGGTCAACTCACACCACCGGGGTTCAGGCCTCATTCTCAAAGTCATCAGCCCACCATTCCTTGGGGCGGGAGCAGTGAGCATAGTCGAGGATGAGTTCGGTAATGTGGACAAGATCTCCATCTACAACCAAAATGACTCGTCTATCCTTTCTGGTGTACCAGAAGGGTGCATCATTGGTGTGAAGGAGCCTTACTACACCATCAACGGGAAGAATGCGGATGGGAGCGAGGATTACATGATCTGTGTCGACCACCCATCAGATGTGACGCTGATTAGGTTCACCGACCCCATCATTCCTGAGCCATTGAGATTGGGACCATTGCTCAAGACGGCGGAGGACTGGAAGAAGGCGGGCGATACGGCGTTTTTGGAGAAGGACTTCCCAACGGCGGTGTTCTG CTACACCGAAGCTTTGGATTGTGCCGAGGATGAAGGATTCAAGCCATCAATCTACACCAAGCGCGCCGGGACAAGTCTAATTCTCGGCCGCTATGATTCCGCGAAGGAGGATGCTCTCGCCTCTCGAACGGGTACCAGCACGGACTGGAAAGCATACTACACTGCTGGGAGAGCATGCTATGGGCTTTGCAACTACTCGGAATCGAAGGAATATCTTTCCAAGGCTCTCGAgctcaacccaaccaacccagctATCAAGAAGGAGTACGAGCGGTGTCTCGCCAGGCTGCACGAAGAGGAGACTGGCGACTACGACTTTGAAGCCATCTACAAGTCCCTCAGCCCAAAGGACGTTCACCTGGACTTGGGGTCTTTCACCCGCAACACAGAGGTAAAGGCAAGCCCGCTCCACGGAAGAGGATTGTTCGCCACCAAGGATCTCGCACCCGGGGATCTTGTCTTTGCAGAAAAGGCCACCCTGATGCCCAACCAGTACGAGCCGATGAGGGCGTCGGCTGCGCTGTATGCTTTGACCGTCCGTCAACTGCTAGACAACCCATCACTGTGCAAGTCAGTACTCCAGCTCTACCCCGGCGAGATGACCTACGAGCGAAACCCGCTCGAAGGCACCCTCGTAGATGGTGTTCCAGTCCTAgacgtcttcgtcatcgaAGGCCTCCGCAACAAGAACTGCTTCTCCGTGCCCATGTCAACACTCGAAGACACCAGGCCAACCGCCCAAGAAGGTCGCCAAGCAAAAGGTCTCTGGGTCCACGccagcaacctcaaccacgcCTGcgtccccaacaccctccgaTCGTTCCTCGGTGACATGCTGATCTCCCGTGCGACTCGACACATCAAGGCAGGCGAGGAAATCTTCCACCAGTATGTCCCCGTCAAATCCCTCCCTGATGTCCGTAACGGGGTGTACAAAGACGGATGGGGTTTCGAGTGCTCGTGCACCTTGTGCGTTGCCGAGCTCAAGCAATCGTCGGAGGCTAGTcgagagaagaggaaggatttGCTCGCGCAGGTGGAGAAGATCTTGAACAAGAAGACGCCGAGGGCAAAGACGATTATTCCGGACGCGACGATTCGATCGGTGGATAAGCTGATGAAgcagttggaggaggcgcaCGAGCCGGAGATTTACGGGCGATTGCCGAGACTGACGTTAATTTACGGGAGCaattggttggttggggcgtatagggggaagaagaactACTCCAAGACGATTAGAAATGCGGTGAAGGTGCTGAGGAACTTTGGGTTTGAGATGCCGCAGGGGGCGGAGAGCCAGGACAAGGTGTGGGAGCCAAGGCAGATGTTCTTTTCGGAGGAGTGGCATTCGTTGATGACGATTCATGTGGTGGTTgccttgaggaggttggcggaggcgTACAGTgggctggggaagaaggagatggctgaGAGGAGTGTGGAGGCGGCCGAGTTTGGCTATATGCTCGTTACTGGGTTCAAGAATGACCTGAGCAATTTGGATAGGTAG
- a CDS encoding uncharacterized protein (EggNog:ENOG503PYSF) → MTTDNSATVPAYLSYLRHQPYLPPAPPIDEKVVPAYWAHQCAVSGKEEWDFWHGGPHTCKHGCGYKTNPTTILRNRDGQQLETIEGENLLEDRFVDWWAICCRCQRWQQNVLPAHPLHGRIQKVNGENCCDHCRNLTTSTSDCTSCLAITKYREVTRTLSGVDIPGAARSRHHQIIITRRQQSRPRFNFGVELSASSTIGDEENKNQKGDLEDVEKTKECRNDEEENGKKEQGKERKGDDEKVSQVSG, encoded by the exons ATGACCACCGACAACAGCGCCACCGTGCCGGCCTACCTGTCATACCTACGCCATCAGCCGTACTTGCCGCCCGCTCCACCGATCGACGAGAAAGTCGTGCCGGCCTACTGGGCGCATCAGTGCGCAGTCAGCGGCAAAGAAGAGTG GGACTTTTGGCACGGTGGTCCGCACACCTGCAAACATGGGTGCGGCTACAAGACGAACCCCACCACGATTCTGCGCAACAGAGACGGACAGCAGCTGGAGACCATTGAGGGTGAGAATTTGCTGGAGGATCGTTTCGTGGATTGGTGGGCGATCTGTTGCCGTTGCCAGCGGTGGCAGCAGAATGTATTGCCTGCGCATCCTCTTCATGGACGAATTCAAAAGGTCAATGGAGAAAACTGTTGCGATCACTGTCGCAACTTGACGACGAGCACCAGCGACTGCACCAGCTGTCTTGCAATCACCAAGTACCGCGAAGTCACGCGTACGTTGAGCGGGGTGGATATCCCTGGTGCCGCTCGAAGCCGGCATCACCAGATCATAATCACGAGGCGCCAGCAATCCCGCCCGAGGTTCAATTTTGGGGTCGAATTGTCCGCCAGTTCGACGAttggagatgaagagaatAAGAATCAGAAGGGGGAcctggaggatgttgagaaaACGAAGGAATGCCGAaacgatgaggaggagaatgggaagaaggagcagggcAAGGAACGcaagggggatgatgagaaggtgTCACAGGTGTCTGGTTAA
- a CDS encoding uncharacterized protein (EggNog:ENOG503PWYV): MKPTSGLALVAATFRLALAYDPTFETLVSREVNLLQRTEYDICQADCSLAGVSFPDKNTLQLPLEDYYSERCPEIFLGNYDNPKGISTVCLDFAGPYLTFTFNPFPGHTTTSAQVTWGLKGNPLYPAGYKPPPPTRAVKCTPGQDGTFLCKVPFNEIINASSHAEIKHLLEGMCPNGDEAGLILYLQFAGSVIVHDSHEPIHFQQQFPCKPGGRNKHGICSSYDCDYDYFEITYRCSKCLVTPCHATCDTTPAYGYQSPRNSHDLNTQKGTDCKSSWGWYETPSIHDLRRGIHGHLYIQEKGKYYERIGSWAATINALKKLDVKLKITPGLKYVIEKVNINLSCLPITTCKSDSFTYTKDVLGGLQEYDTDGIDYPACGRRSRVYLIVSADVGNPENEDGVCERPHHDEPSHNGKPHDEKPSHSDKPAHDGQTHDGKPHDGGSPNDKPHHDQPSHHGQPSHHGGLPHHDQPSHHGQPSHHGQPSHHGGLSHHDQPSHHGGLPHHSGLPHHGLLPHHSGLPHHGLLPHHGGLTHHEGPPHHHKLHDGTPSHDKKRSRD; the protein is encoded by the coding sequence ATGAAGCCCACCTCGGGTTTGGCGCTTGTTGCCGCAACCTTCCGGCTTGCCTTGGCCTATGACCCAACCTTTGAGACTCTTGTTTCCAGGGAGGTCAACCTTCTCCAACGGACCGAGTACGACATCTGCCAGGCAGACTGCAGTCTAGCCGGCGTTTCATTCCCTGACAAGAACACTCTTCAGCTACCACTTGAGGACTACTACTCTGAGAGATGTCCTGAGATTTTCCTTGGCAATTACGACAATCCCAAGGGGATATCGACAGTCTGTCTTGATTTTGCTGGACCGTATCTGACCTTCACGTTCAACCCATTTCCcggccacaccaccacatctGCCCAGGTCACCTGGGGACTCAAGGGCAACCCTCTCTACCCAGCTGGAtacaaaccaccaccacccacaagaGCTGTTAAGTGTACACCAGGGCAGGATGGCACTTTCCTGTGCAAGGTTCCTTTCAACGAGATTATTAATGCTTCCAGCCATGCCGAGATCAAACACCTTCTTGAGGGCATGTGCCCCAACGGCGACGAAGCGGGCCTCATTCTCTATCTCCAATTCGCCGGAAGCGTTATTGTACATGATTCACACGAACCGATTCATTTCCAACAACAGTTCCCCTGCAAGCCCGGTGGTCGTAACAAACACGGCATATGCAGCTCCTACGACTGTGACTACGACTATTTCGAGATCACCTACCGTTGCAGCAAGTGCCTAGTTACCCCTTGCCATGCAACATGCGATACGACACCTGCTTACGGCTATCAGAGCCCTCGAAACTCCCATGATCTCAACACACAGAAGGGCACAGATTGCAAGAGCAGCTGGGGTTGGTATGAGACGCCCAGTATTCACGACCTCAGAAGGGGCATACACGGCCATCTCTACATCCAAGAAAAGGGCAAGTACTACGAGAGGATTGGCAGCTGGGCTGCTACCATCAACGCCCTGAAGAAGCTGGACGTCAAGCTCAAGATTACACCTGGCCTGAAGTACGTCATTGAAAaggtcaacatcaacctctcctgcCTCCCCATCACGACCTGCAAATCGGATTCTTTCACGTACACCAAGGATGTGCTCGGAGGCCTTCAAGAGTACGACACGGACGGCATCGACTACCCTGCGTGCGGCCGGCGCTCTAGGGTTTACTTGATCGTTTCGGCGGATGTTGGGAATCCTGAGAATGAAGACGGTGTATGCGAGCGTCCACATCATGATGAGCCTTCCCACAATGGAAAGCCACACGACGAAAAGCCGTCGCACAGCGATAAGCCTGCTCATGACGGTCAGACCCACGACGGGAAGCCACATGATGGAGGGTCGCCCAATGATAAGCCTCACCACGATCAGCCCTCTCACCACGGGCAGCCCTCTCACCACGGCGGGCTCCCTCACCACGACCAGCCCTCTCACCACGGGCAGCCCTCTCACCACGGGCAGCCCTCTCACCACGGCGGGCTCTCTCACCACGACCAGCCCTCTCACCACGGCGggctccctcaccacagcgggctccctcaccatggcctgctccctcaccacagcgGGCTCCCTCACCATGGCCTGCTCCCTCACCATGGCGGGCTCACTCACCACGAAGGgccccctcaccaccacaaactcCATGATGGCACACCTTCTCACGACAAGAAGCGTTCCCGTGATTAA
- a CDS encoding uncharacterized protein (EggNog:ENOG503NY7N; COG:P; COG:Q), protein MASNVAPWDDVKYLTDDEINLFLDDLDHNNDGLIDYSEVEQKLDKVHEEIAPKALPHHLHHDSREDLDRHAFLRAIIKSDKNRIPRAEFAETVKSWKIPSMKQDQANDSEQKDYMRKMGIWRRVKSYWAVHGPEIAFIGLVVAMQLAFGVWQFVKYLTGEYYTRGFGWGVVLAKTCAGALYPTFFFLILSMSRYFSTFLRRSYYISRFINWDLSQEFHIRISCVALVLASLHAIGHLGGSFVWGSRKENEDAVAILLGPDAVPRPYINYVRSLPGFTGLTALGLFYLLSLLSTPPVRKWNYEVFQMGHLLMYPIIGLLMAHGTAGLLQWPMFGYWLAFPTLLVLTERIVRLLVGFHKISAALQVLDSETVAIRAKIPSERIWKYNAGQYVFLQVPALSFFQWHPFTVSTCIGNEMQLHIKTDGNWTRRLRDLAGKDGIAQIQIGINGPFGAPAQRFYDFSHTIVVGAGIGVTPFSGILTDLQEQDDKAHNGPGLDAPITAGGRSTSHGSHLIGPGEDGLQNSSVRDREKVSTGAPLEDANHRETLTKGGNETDNHPSDYRRVDFHWSVRDKNNLLWLSDLLNRVSRSQQWHAQHHKEEHGPHLDIRIHTHVTQKRNNIATHVYRWLLEMHRTPEHPASPLTGLLNATHFGRPDFIRILDRHYEEMKGYKAELVRKDKEKWEDEEFKVGVFFCGTPIVGEILADRCRLLSARGRTDGSKIEYHFMMEVFN, encoded by the coding sequence ATGGCTTCCAACGTCGCACCATGGGATGACGTCAAGTACTTGACGGACGACGAGATCAACCTTTTTCTCGACGACCTCGACCACAACAATGACGGGTTAATTGACTACAGCGAAGTCGAGCAGAAGCTGGATAAGGTCCATGAAGAGATTGCTCCCAAGGCACTTccacaccatcttcaccatgaCAGTCGAGAGGACTTGGACCGTCATGCATTCCTCCGCGCCATTATCAAATCAGACAAAAACCGGATCCCGCGCGCCGAGTTCGCCGAAACTGTCAAGAGCTGGAAGATTCCCAGCATGAAACAGGACCAGGCGAATGACAGCGAGCAAAAGGACTACATGCGCAAGATGGGCATCTGGAGACGTGTGAAGTCTTACTGGGCTGTTCACGGGCCAGAAATCGCCTTTATTGGGCTGGTAGTGGCTATGCAGCTTGCTTTTGGGGTTTGGCAGTTTGTCAAGTACCTCACTGGAGAGTACTACACACGCGGTTTTGGTTGGGGCGTGGTGCTGGCCAAGACTTGCGCTGGTGCTCTTTATCcgaccttcttctttctgATTCTCAGCATGTCGCGGTATTTCTCGACATTTCTTCGACGGTCGTACTACATCTCAAGGTTCATCAACTGGGATTTGTCCCAGGAGTTCCACATCAGGATTTCGTGTGTGGCTCTTGTGCTCGCAAGTCTTCATGCAATTGGACATCTGGGAGGCTCTTTTGTTTGGGGCAGCAGGAAGGAAAACGAAGATGCCGTGGCTATCTTGCTGGGACCAGATGCTGTGCCACGGCCGTATATTAACTACGTTAGGTCCTTGCCTGGGTTCACTGGTCTTACTGCTTTGGGCTTGTTTTATCTTCTTTCACTGCTGAGTACTCCTCCAGTCAGAAAGTGGAACTATGAAGTCTTCCAAATGGGCCATCTTCTAATGTATCCCATTATTGGGTTATTGATGGCCCACGGCACCGCAGGGCTACTTCAGTGGCCCATGTTTGGGTACTGGCTTGCCTTTCCCACGCTCTTGGTTCTTACAGAAAGAATTGTGCGGCTACTGGTTGGTTTTCACAAAATCAGCGCTGCTCTTCAGGTTCTAGACAGCGAAACCGTCGCGATCAGAGCCAAGATTCCAAGTGAAAGAATTTGGAAATACAATGCTGGACAGTATGTCTTCTTGCAGGTCCCAGCCCTGAGCTTCTTTCAGTGGCATCCTTTCACAGTATCCACATGTATCGGTAATGAAATGCAGCTTCATATCAAAACCGATGGGAACTGGACACGCAGACTCCGTGACCTGGCTGGAAAGGATGGCATAGCACAGATTCAGATTGGCATCAACGGCCCATTTGGGGCACCAGCACAGCGCTTTTACGACTTCAGCCACAccattgttgttggtgccggTATTGGTGTCACTCCCTTCAGCGGTATCCTTACGGACTTGCAAGAGCAAGACGACAAAGCTCACAATGGCCCGGGTCTGGATGCTCCAATCACTGCAGGTGGAAGATCAACATCCCATGGCTCCCACCTCATCGGCCCTGGGGAGGATGGCTTGCAGAATTCGTCTGTCAGGGACAGGGAGAAGGTCTCTACTGGAGCCCCTCTAGAAGACGCCAACCACCGGGAGACGCTCACTAAGGGAGGCAACGAGACGGACAACCACCCATCAGACTATCGCCGCGTTGACTTTCATTGGAGTGTCAGAGACAAGAACAACCTCCTCTGGCTATCCGATCTCCTCAACCGGGTTTCTCGCTCCCAGCAATGGCACGCTCAGCACCATAAGGAGGAGCACGGCCCCCATCTCGACATTAGAATCCACACCCACGTCACTCAGAAAAGGAACAACATCGCCACGCATGTATACCGCTGGTTGCTGGAGATGCATCGTACTCCTGAGCACCCAGCCAGCCCGTTGACCGGACTGCTGAATGCAACACACTTCGGCAGACCAGACTTTATCAGGATTTTGGATAGGCATTatgaggagatgaaggggtACAAGGCTGAACTCGTAAGGAAAGACAAGGAAAagtgggaggacgaggagttcaaggtcggggttttcttttgtgggACACCGATTGTTGGGGAGATCTTGGCTGATAGGTGTCGCTTGTTGAGTGCGAGGGGAAGGACGGATGGGAGTAAGATCGAATATCATTTTATGATGGAGGTGTTTAACTAG
- a CDS encoding uncharacterized protein (antiSMASH:Cluster_1; EggNog:ENOG503NYUF) has product MCVQAGNHEQYLIPYLNNDAYPVDLAEVSNLIYWMARIQSHLGLGPRGFGQWNHQLLPSHVALPAIESATKARRLALNNMHENYANAEYTIIHDTDLVNFLWSDDGSPCIAMILSTWFTRGWTALELFMSKRVLVLSKTQLGILNH; this is encoded by the coding sequence ATGTGCGTGCAGGCCGGGAATCACGAACAGTACCTCATTCCCTATCTGAATAACGATGCTTACCCGGTCGATCTGGCTGAGGTATCGAATCTCATCTACTGGATGGCAAGGATCCAATCCCATCTTGGGCTTGGCCCTAGGGGATTCGGTCAATGGAACCACCAGCTCCTGCCTTCACATGTCGCATTGCCAGCCATCGAGAGCGCCACCAAGGCTCGACGGCTAGCTCTCAACAATATGCACGAAAACTACGCCAACGCCGAATACACCATCATCCACGATACAGACCTCGTCAACTTCCTCTGGAGCGACGACGGCAGCCCTTGTATCGCCATGATCCTTTCAACTTGGTTCACACGCGGCTGGACTGCCTTGGAGCTGTTCATGTCaaagagggtgttggtgttgtcaaaGACCCAGCTGGGGATTCTGAACCACTGA
- a CDS encoding uncharacterized protein (antiSMASH:Cluster_1; COG:B; EggNog:ENOG503PDK7) has protein sequence MYQLRSLLLFSLGVLVTAVRGDNSADSKNAIPDVNFDLEGEHAGELPSPWEGPSHCVSGDHCLYFNPEGNDHNGQVLITTSNYAYFTATFPKITSETQISPDSFHLAPIPRKGNGFVAGRLIKKGEVIMQRQPSFLVHADAHIDMKPEVQEKIYQIALSKLSKDAQEKFLSQFGEGVRAKIDKNSFRIVIDPSGDKESGHLGVFVDVSGFNHDCRPNVHYRITNTTHTTVAVRDIHPGEELTISYIYGIARRSTRQKELQDWGFECTCSQCTLNSLETAASDARVKEIKRLEEEIEDKMSRRGEDIKPEMGGKLVDMYLEEKLFAYLAPTYVRAALIYSMFGNEVKAKEYAEEAVDALTREYGTHAKDIQSMRELAADVKGHWSWGIKVVSEEKEQKTWKLGQGKGKKNETGEAGAKKERKIREKIGKKAGKTVKEAKAKKDEL, from the exons ATGTATCAACTCCGATCTCTTCTCTTATTCTCTCTTGGTGTCCTTGTGACAGCCGTACGGGGAGACAATTCAGCGGATTCCAAGAATGCGATTCCAGACGTCAACTTTGACCTAGAGGGGGAACACGCTGGTGAACTGCCCTCACCATGGGAAGGCCCTTCTCACTGTGTCTCTGGGGACCATTGCCTCTACTTCAACCCAGAAGGCAACGATCACAACGGCCAGGTACTCATCACAACGTCAAATTATGCCTACTTCACAGCAACGTTCCCCAAGATCACTTCCGAAACCCAAATCTCACCTGATTCCTTCCACCTGGCTCCCATCCCAAGAAAAGGGAATGGATTCGTGGCAGGCCGGCTGATCAAAAAGGGCGAGGTGATCATGCAACGGCAGCCCTCTTTCTTGGTGCATGCCGACGCGCATATCGACATGAAGCCCGAGGTGCAGGAGAAGATCTACCAGATTGCACTGTCAAAGCTGTCCAAGGACGCCCAGGAAAAGTTCTTGTCGCAGTTCGGCGAAGGCGTCAGGGCCAAGATCGATAAGAACAGCTTCCGGATCGTGATTGATCCATCCGGTGATAAGGAGAGCGGGCACTTGGGTGTGTTTGTGGATGTTAGTGGGTTCAACCATGACTGCAGGCCAAA CGTTCATTAccgcatcaccaacaccactcacACCACCGTTGCTGTTCGGGACATCCACCCTGGAGAAGAGCTGACTATCAGCTACATTTACGGCATCGCTCGCAGGTCCACCCGCCAAAAGGAGCTGCAAGACTGGGGCTTCGAGTGCACTTGCTCTCAATGCACCCTCAACAGCCTTGAAACCGCCGCCTCCGACGCCAGAGTCAAGGAGATCAAACGTCTTGAGGAGGAAATTGAGGACAAGATGTCCAGAAGAGGGGAAGATATCAAGCCTGAGATGGGGGGAAAGTTGGTGGACATGTATCTTGAGGAAAAGCTCTTTGCCTATCTGGCACCGACATACGTGAGAGCTGCGCTGATATACAGCATGTTTGGGAACGAGGTGAAAGCGAAGGAATATGCCGAGGAAGCTGTAGATGCATTGACAAGAGAGTATGGAACCCATGCAAAGGATATCCAGAGTATGCGGGAACTTGCAGCCGACGTCAAGGGGcattggagttgggggattAAGGTTGTGAGTGAGGAGAAGGAACAAAAGACGTGGAAGTTGGGgcaagggaagggaaagaagaatgAGACGGGTGAAGCtggcgccaagaaggagagaaagatTAGAGAGAAGATCGGGAAGAAGGCTGGAAAGACAGTTAAGGAGGcaaaggcgaagaaggatgaACTGTAA